Proteins from a single region of Chitinibacter bivalviorum:
- a CDS encoding sensor histidine kinase, whose product MDTHNHATSSLFRRVLRSMALRIALAACLISALSYYYSYVRLQEEALANLSKYIDTRSQLESELFINAESNTKLIRDEFVRRYALIQNLDVSNQFYGLLRQDKDGMWRVKTELDDFEHQATVAALPTAKQTPEFMRQVVLGHQILSQYGPAYRSRNYDTFIDLNVSDANLMYLPRLNYARNGSLADFAEDIEAELVALPERNPSRQSIWTGIYYDKQALEWMVSVITPIDYLGKFIGSVGQDVLLDQLIVRTNTVNIAGTYNMIFTRDGYLIAHPEFMGKIHETQGRLDMRKGAPALQAIYSAVSHASPRDRFIESKDGRAWLGIAPIKGADWLFVTVYPKRLLEEKAAWAASMVLILGIFALAVELGLLAMVLRNDVARPLERLKNAIRSLAAGKSTDQLDLHRSDEIGELARTFNDMSHTVQSHRMHLEELVTDRTQELATRNLQLEAANEALKYLNQEKNELLAIAAHDLKNPVASIQGMAGLLNERLDTWPTEKIKDRLDGIHLLAGRMQRIISNLLDHDALEAGSVQMQFEVVDLDEIISDTLITWRERLKSKQQTANYTPTGLKVRTDRQALWQILDNLISNAVKYSPNDQSIDISANQSEEGVNITVADHGPGIAPHEIGMLFKKFSRLSARPTGGEHTTGLGLSIVKKLVEGMYGHVRCESQFGQGAKFIVTLPASSTDLSID is encoded by the coding sequence ATGGATACACATAACCACGCTACCAGCAGCTTATTTCGCCGAGTCTTACGCAGCATGGCGCTGCGCATCGCATTAGCTGCCTGCCTTATTTCTGCCCTGAGTTACTACTACAGCTACGTTCGCCTCCAAGAAGAAGCATTAGCCAACTTATCCAAATATATTGACACTCGCAGCCAACTTGAAAGCGAGCTATTTATTAATGCGGAATCAAATACAAAATTGATTCGCGACGAATTTGTTCGCCGCTATGCCCTCATACAAAATCTAGATGTGAGTAATCAATTTTACGGTCTGCTTCGTCAAGATAAAGATGGGATGTGGCGCGTCAAAACTGAGCTTGATGATTTTGAACATCAAGCGACTGTCGCAGCATTGCCCACAGCTAAGCAAACTCCCGAATTTATGCGCCAAGTTGTACTTGGGCACCAAATCCTCAGCCAGTATGGCCCCGCCTATCGCAGCCGTAATTACGACACGTTCATTGACTTAAACGTCTCTGATGCCAACTTGATGTATCTACCACGGCTCAACTATGCCAGAAACGGCTCATTAGCGGATTTTGCCGAAGATATTGAAGCCGAGTTGGTTGCCTTGCCAGAGCGAAATCCATCTCGCCAGTCTATTTGGACCGGGATTTATTACGACAAACAGGCCCTCGAATGGATGGTATCAGTCATTACGCCGATCGATTATTTAGGTAAATTCATTGGTAGCGTCGGCCAAGATGTACTGTTAGATCAATTGATTGTCAGAACCAATACAGTCAATATCGCCGGCACCTACAATATGATTTTTACCCGTGACGGCTATTTGATCGCTCACCCCGAGTTCATGGGAAAAATTCATGAAACGCAAGGCCGCCTTGATATGCGCAAAGGCGCTCCCGCACTTCAGGCGATATATAGCGCGGTCAGCCATGCTTCACCACGCGATCGCTTTATCGAAAGTAAAGATGGTCGTGCATGGCTAGGTATTGCCCCAATCAAAGGCGCAGATTGGCTATTTGTTACGGTCTACCCCAAGCGGCTATTAGAAGAAAAAGCAGCTTGGGCGGCAAGCATGGTGCTGATCCTTGGGATTTTTGCACTTGCCGTCGAGCTCGGCCTTTTGGCCATGGTGCTGCGCAATGATGTTGCGCGTCCGTTGGAGCGATTAAAAAATGCGATTCGCAGTCTAGCTGCGGGCAAATCGACAGATCAACTCGATCTGCACCGCAGCGATGAAATCGGCGAGCTAGCTCGCACCTTTAACGACATGTCACATACAGTGCAATCACATCGCATGCATTTAGAAGAACTAGTGACCGATCGCACACAAGAACTTGCAACGCGCAATCTGCAACTTGAAGCCGCGAATGAAGCGCTCAAATATCTGAATCAAGAAAAAAATGAGCTGCTCGCTATCGCAGCACATGATCTGAAAAACCCAGTGGCTAGCATTCAAGGTATGGCCGGGTTACTGAATGAAAGACTAGATACGTGGCCAACAGAAAAAATCAAAGACCGGCTGGATGGCATTCATCTGCTTGCAGGTCGGATGCAGCGAATTATTAGTAATTTACTCGATCACGATGCCCTCGAGGCGGGCTCAGTCCAAATGCAGTTTGAGGTAGTCGATCTCGATGAAATTATTAGCGATACCTTGATTACATGGCGCGAACGACTCAAGAGCAAGCAGCAAACAGCCAACTACACACCGACTGGTCTCAAGGTCAGAACGGATCGACAAGCACTTTGGCAAATCTTGGATAATTTGATCTCAAATGCAGTTAAATACTCACCCAATGATCAAAGTATCGATATTAGTGCCAATCAATCTGAAGAAGGGGTCAACATTACGGTGGCCGATCATGGCCCCGGTATAGCACCTCACGAAATCGGCATGTTATTCAAAAAATTTAGCCGCCTCTCCGCCCGCCCAACAGGGGGAGAACACACCACGGGCTTGGGATTATCCATCGTCAAGAAATTGGTAGAAGGCATGTATGGCCATGTGCGCTGCGAAAGCCAATTTGGTCAGGGTGCTAAATTCATCGTCACACTCCCTGCCTCATCAACGGATTTAAGCATCGATTAA
- the greB gene encoding transcription elongation factor GreB yields the protein MSKAFTKEVELDEDELPAELKVPVGSKNYMTPQGWQQMKTELYDLVHKERPHVTQVVNWAASNGDRSENADYHYGKRRLREIDRRIRFISKRLENAEVIDPETREATDQVFFSATVTYLREDGREETVSIVGVDETNLQLNHISWTSPVARALIKGREGDVVYLRTPAGAEELEIIRVVYTKIES from the coding sequence ATGAGTAAGGCATTTACCAAGGAAGTCGAGCTCGATGAAGATGAGCTACCTGCAGAACTCAAAGTTCCTGTAGGTAGCAAAAACTACATGACTCCACAGGGCTGGCAACAAATGAAAACCGAGTTATATGACTTGGTTCATAAAGAACGCCCCCATGTGACTCAAGTGGTCAATTGGGCGGCAAGCAATGGCGATCGGTCAGAAAACGCCGACTATCACTATGGCAAACGTCGGCTGCGAGAAATTGATCGCCGAATTCGCTTCATTAGCAAACGACTTGAAAATGCCGAAGTAATCGACCCAGAAACTCGGGAAGCCACCGACCAAGTATTCTTCAGTGCCACAGTAACGTATTTGCGAGAAGATGGACGCGAAGAAACGGTGAGCATTGTTGGTGTCGATGAAACCAATCTACAACTCAACCACATCAGCTGGACTTCTCCCGTTGCACGAGCCCTGATCAAAGGTCGTGAAGGGGATGTTGTCTATTTACGCACCCCCGCAGGCGCAGAAGAGCTTGAAATCATTCGCGTGGTCTATACAAAAATAGAAAGTTAA
- the rluB gene encoding 23S rRNA pseudouridine(2605) synthase RluB, which produces MKTTKARRPHPAIREANASDQQRAAQKTGLRGQSASKETRFSNVKKKTTSGPDMGRSLTPSTSKKRNSPTSGMSRMVAQAIAKTAVAREVQGVKPATEVGTASETQTTIRDSKFRPSVKRAKKMPQRHGSQHEISIQKQLREKRLNVEQIGEERLQKVLAFSGIGSRREMEEVIEAGRVTIGGKVADLGAKVSPGDDVRIDGKRIALKWQDRLPRVIMYHKQEGELVSRDDPEGRVTVFDRLKRISSSKWVAIGRLDFNTSGLLLFTTSGELANRMMHPSFEVEREYAVRTHGKLTPEQMKEMVDGIELDDGPANFTRIEDRGGEGQNHWYHVILKEGRNREVRRMFEHYNLMVSRLMRIRFGNFRLPGRLKRGQFYELTETEVLAVMKWADLTMMGQVKPR; this is translated from the coding sequence ATGAAAACCACTAAAGCTCGACGTCCGCACCCGGCCATTCGTGAAGCCAATGCGAGCGATCAACAGCGCGCAGCACAAAAAACAGGTCTACGTGGTCAGTCTGCGTCTAAAGAAACCCGCTTTTCAAATGTGAAAAAGAAAACCACCTCTGGCCCTGATATGGGTCGTTCATTGACACCAAGCACCAGCAAAAAGCGCAATTCGCCGACCAGTGGCATGAGCCGTATGGTGGCACAAGCGATCGCCAAAACGGCTGTGGCACGTGAAGTGCAAGGCGTAAAACCCGCGACTGAAGTGGGTACAGCCAGTGAAACTCAAACCACGATACGCGATAGCAAATTCCGCCCCAGCGTCAAACGCGCCAAGAAAATGCCACAGCGTCACGGCTCGCAGCATGAGATTTCGATTCAGAAGCAATTGCGTGAAAAACGCCTGAACGTAGAGCAAATCGGTGAAGAACGCCTGCAAAAAGTATTAGCGTTTTCGGGCATTGGTTCACGCCGTGAAATGGAAGAAGTCATTGAAGCTGGCCGCGTCACCATCGGTGGTAAAGTCGCTGATCTGGGCGCAAAAGTTAGCCCTGGTGATGACGTACGGATTGATGGCAAGCGCATCGCGCTCAAATGGCAAGATCGCTTACCTCGCGTAATTATGTATCACAAGCAGGAAGGCGAATTGGTTAGCCGTGATGACCCAGAAGGCCGTGTGACGGTATTTGATCGGCTCAAACGCATCTCTTCCAGCAAATGGGTCGCCATTGGTCGTTTGGACTTTAATACCTCAGGTCTGCTGCTTTTCACAACCTCGGGTGAGCTCGCCAATCGGATGATGCACCCAAGCTTCGAAGTTGAACGTGAATATGCAGTCCGTACCCACGGCAAACTCACGCCAGAGCAAATGAAAGAAATGGTAGACGGCATTGAGCTCGATGATGGCCCGGCCAACTTCACCCGCATTGAAGATCGTGGTGGCGAAGGCCAAAACCATTGGTATCACGTTATTCTGAAAGAAGGTCGTAACCGCGAAGTTCGCCGGATGTTCGAACACTATAACTTGATGGTAAGTCGCTTAATGCGGATTCGCTTTGGCAATTTCCGCCTTCCTGGTCGCCTCAAACGCGGGCAATTTTACGAATTAACCGAAACTGAAGTACTCGCAGTGATGAAATGGGCTGATTTGACCATGATGGGTCAGGTTAAACCACGCTGA
- the mutS gene encoding DNA mismatch repair protein MutS, with protein MAKKTATENTAPSHTPMMAQYFALKADHQDKLVFYRMGDFYELFFDDAIKAARLLDITLTTRGSSAGEPIKMAGIPFHSLEPYLAKLVKLGESVAICEQVGDPATSKGPVERKVMRVITPGTLTDAALLDDKQENRLLAIRMVRGKMGMAWLSLASGDFALMDADAEKLTSELERLRPAEILISDEAELTLFDQLRIPVRRVASWQFDAASAERNLTRHFAVHDLAGFGITEPLLALGAAGALLEYVRSTQGGVLPALAGLRVESHSQFIELDAATRRNLEITETIRGETAPTLFSLLDNCATGMGSRLLANWLHHPLRSHAKILARQSAIGTLLDAGQNDSLYAQLREIADIERIVSRIALKSARPRDLASLRDSLRVLPDLAAQMPSGGLFDGLSHAMQAEPAIYQQLAAAIMPEPGVVIREGGVIADGYSVDLDELRAIQNNCGEFLTMLEARERERTGIATLRVEYNRVAGFFIEVTNSYLGQVPDDYRRRQTMKNAERYITPELKQFEEKALSANDRALALEKQLFEGVIESLQAHLATLRLAAQAVATLDVLVCLAQRAQLSGYIAPEFCDEAMLNIAAGRHPVVEDQIDDFIPNSVDFHLARKLLLITGPNMGGKSTYMRQVALIALLAHVGSYVPATAAKIGRLDRIFTRIGASDDLAGGRSTFMVEMTETANILNNAGEHSLVLMDEVGRGTSTFDGLALAWSIAKALIEKNRCYTLFATHYFELTRLAQDYAQVANVHLDAVEHKDRIVFLHAVQEGPASQSYGVAVASLAGVPKEVVRSAKRKLQELEQSSLSHGLQPDLFAPTFAPEPELQTHPAVEMLDRIIPDEISAREALEIIYKLKELI; from the coding sequence ATGGCAAAAAAAACCGCAACGGAAAACACCGCTCCATCTCATACGCCGATGATGGCGCAATATTTTGCACTCAAGGCGGATCATCAGGACAAGCTGGTGTTTTATCGCATGGGCGATTTTTACGAGCTGTTTTTTGACGATGCCATCAAGGCTGCGCGCCTGCTGGACATCACGCTCACCACGCGCGGCAGCAGCGCGGGCGAGCCAATTAAAATGGCCGGCATCCCATTTCACTCGCTCGAGCCCTATCTCGCCAAATTGGTAAAGCTCGGTGAATCAGTCGCCATCTGTGAGCAAGTCGGCGATCCGGCCACCAGCAAAGGTCCGGTCGAGCGCAAAGTCATGCGCGTGATTACGCCTGGCACGCTGACCGATGCGGCGCTACTGGACGATAAGCAAGAAAACCGCCTGCTGGCGATCCGGATGGTACGCGGCAAAATGGGCATGGCTTGGCTCTCGCTCGCCTCGGGCGATTTTGCCTTAATGGATGCCGACGCTGAAAAGCTCACTTCCGAGCTAGAGCGCCTGCGCCCCGCCGAGATTTTGATTAGCGATGAAGCTGAACTCACGCTGTTTGACCAATTGCGCATCCCGGTGCGCCGCGTAGCTAGCTGGCAATTTGATGCCGCCAGCGCCGAGCGCAATCTCACGCGTCATTTCGCGGTACATGATTTGGCGGGCTTTGGTATTACCGAACCACTGCTCGCACTTGGTGCCGCTGGCGCACTGCTCGAATATGTCCGTAGCACCCAAGGCGGCGTACTGCCCGCGCTGGCTGGTTTACGCGTGGAAAGTCACAGCCAGTTTATCGAGCTGGATGCCGCAACTCGCCGCAATCTGGAAATCACCGAAACCATTCGTGGCGAAACCGCGCCAACGTTATTTTCATTGCTGGACAACTGCGCCACAGGTATGGGTTCTCGTTTGCTGGCCAACTGGCTGCATCACCCACTGCGGAGTCACGCCAAAATTTTGGCACGACAAAGCGCGATTGGTACGTTGCTCGATGCGGGCCAAAACGACAGTCTCTACGCACAATTGCGCGAGATTGCCGATATTGAGCGCATTGTGTCGCGCATCGCGCTAAAAAGCGCCCGCCCACGCGATTTAGCCAGCTTGCGCGATAGTTTGCGGGTGTTGCCCGATCTGGCAGCGCAAATGCCATCGGGTGGCTTATTTGATGGGCTCTCGCACGCAATGCAGGCCGAGCCCGCCATTTACCAGCAGCTGGCGGCGGCGATCATGCCCGAGCCAGGCGTCGTAATTCGCGAAGGTGGCGTGATCGCCGATGGGTATTCGGTGGATTTGGACGAGCTGCGCGCCATTCAGAATAATTGCGGCGAATTCCTGACCATGCTGGAAGCGCGCGAGCGTGAACGCACTGGCATCGCGACGCTACGCGTGGAGTATAACCGTGTAGCAGGCTTTTTTATTGAAGTTACCAACTCATACCTAGGGCAGGTACCTGACGATTATCGTCGTCGCCAGACGATGAAAAATGCCGAGCGCTACATCACACCCGAGCTCAAGCAATTTGAAGAAAAAGCGCTATCGGCCAATGACCGAGCTTTAGCACTGGAAAAGCAATTATTCGAAGGCGTGATCGAGTCACTGCAAGCGCACCTCGCGACTCTACGCCTCGCTGCACAAGCGGTTGCGACACTCGATGTCTTGGTCTGCTTGGCGCAGCGCGCTCAGCTTTCAGGCTATATTGCGCCCGAGTTTTGCGATGAAGCCATGCTCAATATTGCAGCGGGTCGTCACCCCGTGGTTGAAGACCAGATCGATGACTTTATTCCCAACAGCGTCGACTTTCATCTAGCGCGCAAACTACTGCTGATTACCGGCCCAAATATGGGCGGTAAATCGACATATATGCGCCAAGTGGCCTTGATTGCCCTACTCGCCCATGTTGGCTCCTACGTCCCTGCAACGGCCGCGAAAATCGGTCGGCTGGATCGGATTTTCACACGCATTGGCGCCAGCGATGATCTGGCTGGCGGACGCTCGACCTTTATGGTCGAAATGACAGAGACGGCGAATATTCTGAATAATGCAGGCGAGCATAGCCTGGTACTGATGGATGAGGTCGGACGCGGTACATCGACGTTTGACGGGCTCGCGCTAGCATGGTCGATTGCGAAGGCCTTGATCGAGAAAAATCGCTGCTACACGCTGTTTGCCACGCACTATTTCGAGCTCACCCGCTTGGCACAGGATTACGCCCAAGTTGCCAACGTACATCTGGATGCGGTCGAGCATAAAGATCGGATTGTATTCCTGCACGCCGTACAGGAAGGCCCTGCATCGCAAAGCTACGGCGTTGCCGTCGCCAGCCTCGCAGGCGTTCCCAAAGAAGTGGTGCGCAGCGCCAAACGAAAACTGCAAGAATTAGAACAAAGCAGCCTCAGCCATGGCTTGCAACCCGATTTGTTTGCCCCCACATTCGCACCAGAGCCGGAACTTCAAACACACCCCGCTGTCGAAATGCTAGATAGGATAATCCCTGATGAAATTTCCGCTCGCGAAGCGCTGGAGATCATCTATAAACTCAAGGAACTAATCTAA
- the tilS gene encoding tRNA lysidine(34) synthetase TilS, whose protein sequence is MANSKKKPSPKANWPEARDLITRFIDQQQNDNGSFGSRCAFQTPRLSVGLSGGLDSSVLLHFLASLRDELGFALSALHVHHGLSPNADIWAQSAQAFAAHLNVPCQIQHVTLEPNSGYGIEGAARKARYAQYELQACDAIVLAHHQNDQAETVLINLLRGCGPAGLAAMPSQRPLNPHMALLRPLLTLPRSELLSYAQSHDLQWVEDESNLDTQYQRNDIRHNLMPTIMRISPKALTTITRSAIHQSEVNDLLIEIAELDLQQCQSGNSLALEPWLKLSAVRQKNVLRHWLAQAGIVLELRAFNELIRTAIDAAGDTHPALVWRNAAVRRYQGHLHITQASLQAGPEQEIQVQCNGENDLPDWRGVLRWVATESGGIAEAFCSKANISVRGRQGGEQFKLAANRPTRSLKAQCQAAAIAPWLRETTPLIYIDGQLAAMPGLGINHEFIAPAGSIGWTPEWHPYKPKV, encoded by the coding sequence ATGGCAAATTCAAAGAAGAAGCCGTCGCCTAAGGCGAACTGGCCAGAAGCGCGTGATTTGATTACGCGCTTTATCGATCAGCAGCAAAACGACAACGGGAGCTTCGGCTCCCGTTGTGCCTTCCAAACACCTCGCCTGAGCGTGGGGCTATCGGGCGGACTCGACTCCAGCGTGCTATTGCACTTTCTAGCCTCGCTGCGCGACGAGCTAGGCTTTGCATTAAGCGCCCTGCACGTTCATCACGGGCTTTCACCCAACGCGGACATTTGGGCCCAATCCGCTCAAGCATTTGCCGCGCATTTGAATGTGCCTTGCCAGATTCAACACGTCACGCTCGAGCCCAATAGCGGCTATGGCATTGAAGGCGCGGCGCGTAAAGCGCGCTATGCCCAATACGAACTTCAAGCTTGCGACGCGATTGTTTTGGCGCACCATCAAAATGATCAGGCCGAAACTGTCTTGATCAATTTGCTACGTGGTTGTGGCCCCGCGGGCCTTGCCGCGATGCCTAGCCAGCGCCCACTTAATCCGCACATGGCCTTGTTGCGCCCGCTACTGACGCTACCCCGCAGCGAGTTATTGTCGTACGCTCAAAGCCATGATTTGCAGTGGGTAGAAGATGAAAGCAATCTGGACACCCAATATCAGCGCAATGATATTCGGCATAATTTAATGCCCACTATCATGCGTATATCGCCCAAAGCATTAACTACCATTACTCGCAGCGCCATACATCAATCCGAAGTCAATGACTTACTGATCGAAATTGCCGAACTCGATTTGCAGCAATGCCAGTCTGGCAATAGCCTAGCGCTTGAACCTTGGCTCAAGCTCAGTGCAGTACGGCAAAAAAATGTGCTGCGTCACTGGTTAGCGCAAGCGGGTATCGTGCTGGAATTGCGCGCCTTTAATGAATTAATTCGCACCGCAATTGACGCCGCCGGCGATACACACCCAGCACTGGTATGGCGCAATGCCGCCGTGCGTCGCTATCAAGGTCATTTGCACATCACTCAAGCGAGCTTGCAAGCGGGGCCAGAACAAGAGATTCAGGTCCAATGCAATGGCGAAAATGATCTACCTGACTGGCGCGGCGTATTGCGCTGGGTAGCGACCGAATCGGGCGGCATTGCCGAAGCTTTTTGCAGCAAGGCCAACATCAGTGTGCGCGGTCGCCAAGGCGGCGAGCAATTCAAACTCGCGGCCAATCGCCCTACCCGTTCGCTCAAAGCACAGTGCCAAGCCGCCGCGATTGCGCCGTGGCTGCGCGAAACCACCCCCTTGATTTATATTGATGGTCAACTCGCGGCGATGCCCGGCCTTGGCATCAATCACGAATTTATCGCCCCAGCAGGCAGCATAGGCTGGACGCCCGAGTGGCACCCTTACAAACCAAAGGTATAG
- a CDS encoding acetyl-CoA carboxylase carboxyltransferase subunit alpha: MKTTFLDFEQSVAELENKIEELRYVQDDSAVDISVEISHLEKKSLELTKNIYSKLTPWQISQVSRHPQRPYTYDYIAGLFTDFQELHGDRAFADDLAIVGGLARFNGQSVMVIGHQKGRDTKEKIARNFGMPRPEGYRKALRMMKLAEKFNIPVITFVDTPGAYPGIGAEERGQSEAIGRNLFEMAKLRVPVICTVIGEGGSGGALAIAVGDVVQMLQYSTYSVISPEGCATILWKTAERAADAAEALGITATRLKTLGLIDKVVPEPVGGAHRDPQAMMATLKKSIADSLKALKAQSIDELLDSRFDRLMEHGKFKEEAVA; this comes from the coding sequence ATGAAAACCACCTTCCTTGACTTCGAGCAATCGGTTGCCGAGCTCGAAAACAAGATCGAAGAGCTGCGCTACGTGCAGGATGATTCGGCAGTTGATATTTCGGTTGAGATTTCTCACCTCGAGAAAAAGAGTCTTGAACTCACCAAAAATATCTATTCGAAATTAACGCCTTGGCAAATTTCACAGGTGTCACGCCATCCACAGCGTCCGTACACCTACGATTATATTGCGGGCTTATTTACCGATTTCCAAGAGCTGCATGGCGACCGCGCATTTGCTGATGATTTGGCGATTGTAGGTGGTTTAGCGCGCTTTAATGGTCAAAGCGTCATGGTCATCGGCCATCAAAAAGGCCGCGATACCAAAGAAAAAATCGCGCGTAATTTTGGTATGCCACGCCCAGAAGGCTATCGCAAAGCCTTGCGCATGATGAAGCTGGCCGAAAAATTCAATATTCCAGTGATCACCTTTGTCGACACGCCGGGTGCCTACCCAGGTATAGGCGCGGAAGAGCGTGGACAATCGGAAGCGATTGGTCGCAATCTGTTTGAAATGGCCAAATTGCGCGTGCCAGTGATCTGCACCGTGATTGGTGAAGGCGGCTCGGGCGGCGCGTTGGCAATTGCCGTCGGCGACGTAGTACAAATGTTGCAATATTCAACCTACTCGGTCATTTCACCAGAAGGTTGCGCGACGATTTTGTGGAAAACCGCTGAACGTGCGGCTGATGCAGCTGAAGCGTTGGGCATTACGGCCACTCGCCTGAAAACCTTGGGCTTGATCGACAAGGTTGTACCAGAACCCGTTGGCGGCGCACATCGTGATCCGCAAGCGATGATGGCAACCCTGAAAAAATCAATCGCCGACTCACTCAAAGCGCTCAAAGCGCAAAGTATCGACGAGCTACTTGATTCACGTTTTGATCGCTTGATGGAACATGGCAAATTCAAAGAAGAAGCCGTCGCCTAA
- the fliW gene encoding flagellar assembly protein FliW encodes MEVFQSQFGPIEVDPNTVIHFPAGLPGFDDCKNFKLLNEEKPNPSIYWLQSLDDASVAFSIIAAERLGFNYVLTLNDEECDSIELKDASEAMLFLILSRPEGEAIRANTLAPLVINLQSRKGLQKTDLKADIVFSNK; translated from the coding sequence ATGGAAGTTTTCCAAAGTCAGTTTGGCCCGATCGAAGTCGATCCAAATACGGTTATTCATTTTCCGGCTGGCTTGCCGGGATTTGACGATTGCAAAAACTTCAAATTGCTCAACGAAGAAAAACCCAATCCCAGCATTTACTGGCTACAGTCGCTTGATGATGCCAGCGTGGCGTTTTCAATTATCGCGGCCGAACGCTTAGGCTTTAACTACGTGCTCACGCTAAACGATGAAGAATGTGACTCTATCGAGTTAAAAGACGCTTCCGAAGCCATGTTGTTTCTGATTTTGTCGCGACCAGAAGGCGAAGCAATTCGTGCCAATACCTTGGCACCACTGGTCATCAACCTGCAGTCTCGTAAGGGTTTGCAAAAAACAGATCTCAAAGCAGATATCGTATTTAGCAACAAATAA
- the flgM gene encoding flagellar biosynthesis anti-sigma factor FlgM produces the protein MKIDNSGKPLASLASKTAEVRSNASAKTDAATPVESSSVNSKLSGVASNEASFDAEKVAAIRSAIAEGRFAVKPEAIADGLLSSVKELLAR, from the coding sequence ATGAAAATCGACAATTCGGGTAAGCCGCTTGCGAGTTTAGCGAGTAAAACGGCTGAGGTGCGCAGCAATGCCAGCGCCAAAACCGATGCTGCTACGCCAGTTGAAAGTAGCAGTGTCAATAGTAAGCTCTCAGGCGTAGCCAGTAATGAAGCCAGCTTTGATGCTGAAAAAGTAGCTGCAATTCGCTCTGCGATTGCAGAAGGCCGCTTTGCGGTTAAACCGGAAGCGATTGCCGATGGTTTGCTATCAAGTGTGAAAGAGCTACTGGCCCGCTAA
- a CDS encoding flagella synthesis protein FlgN: MSNEGLRNHLSAELSGVQALIVLLTQEQDALIKRQFDAVQKIIEDKNRALQALELASKARAQYCSQAQLQTIDQIEVALGEQIQVWQDLRQSAKLAEMMNRTNGQLIETHEEANRFIMSNLAAQRNPDVGYSADGRLSQLSAISRPFDRA; encoded by the coding sequence ATGAGCAATGAAGGCTTGAGAAACCATTTATCGGCTGAACTATCCGGTGTGCAAGCACTGATTGTTTTGTTGACCCAAGAGCAAGATGCGCTAATCAAACGCCAGTTTGACGCGGTTCAAAAAATCATTGAAGACAAAAATCGCGCGTTGCAGGCTTTAGAGCTGGCAAGCAAGGCGCGCGCTCAGTATTGCTCACAAGCGCAATTGCAAACAATCGATCAAATTGAAGTAGCCTTAGGTGAGCAGATTCAGGTTTGGCAAGATTTACGCCAAAGTGCCAAGCTCGCTGAAATGATGAATCGCACCAATGGCCAATTGATCGAAACGCATGAAGAAGCGAATCGTTTCATTATGTCTAATCTGGCTGCGCAACGTAATCCTGATGTGGGTTACAGCGCTGATGGGCGTTTAAGTCAGTTGTCGGCAATTAGTCGCCCCTTCGATCGCGCGTAA